CAACTTGGCTTCCTTCGGGTAAACGATTAGCACTTTCGGCGCACCGGCCGGCGGGTCGACCGCGCGAAGTTCCGCCGTGACAAGCCCCAGAGCACAAGCTGCGAACAGCACCCGAAATGACATTGCGCAGAACTCAATAAGTGGATGATTCCGCGGGCTAATTAAACATACCGTTTCTCCGCGCTCGTTGCTGCCCCATTTGCGTTTAGGACCGCTGAGAGCGCTGTGGTAACGAAGCGCAACCCCAAAAACCAGTGGTACAGCGTGGCTGGTGCGTGCGAGGATGTTATGGGCTGATTTGACGTGCAGCAACCAGATGCCTCAACCGCCCCGGCACACCTCACTCAGTCGAGATTTGGAATGCAGCCGCGCACTCGCCGCTGGATCACCCCGACCGTGTGGGCCGTGGCTCTGTCCGTTGGAGCCGGGTACTCCTATGCCCGGTACGCAGGCGTGAAAACAACGGTTGATCGGGCACTTTCGGCTCGCCCTGGTCTGACCCACATTGACCTCACCCACCCGGGATCGGTCACCACTCCGATCCCGCAAAGCCCTGGCGTCCACCCGCACAGTGTGGCCTTCTATCTGAAACTCGAAGGCAGTAAGTCGTCAGGCAAGACGCACCGACTCAAGGGATTGCGCGGTTCGATAACGCTAACGGATGATTCGGGCGGGGTTGTGGAACTCCGGCAATTTGATGAGAGTATGAGTTCCGCGATCGAGAACGGCGATTTGTGCGATCTCGGGTTCTCACCCCCGGTGCCCGGCGGCGGATACACAATGACGGTCACAATCGAGAGCGGTGCCTCCGCCACGGAAGCAGCCCGAGCCACCGTCTACGGTCGATACATGGTTTGCGAAATGGAAATGTTCCCCGCACTGGAGTGGCTACTGCTGACCTATTCTGCCGGTGGACCCGCGCTCGTGTTCTGGCTCATAGCCATCGGTCGCGTTATCCGAACCCCAGTCCCTGTCTCTATCGATCAAGCGTAGGAAAGTCGCGGAAAGTGCCGTTACCGTGGCCGGCTAATTGTCATTCCTTTTCCGGAGACACGAGCTTGAGTCCGATCAGGCAGCCAATTAACCCGGCCAGGAAAAACAGTCGCCAGAACGTCGCAGGATCTTTGAACCAGATGATCCCGACGAGCGCGGTGCCCGCAGCTCCGATCCCGGTCCACACCGCGTAGGCGGTGCCCAGCGAGATCTTCTGTGCCGCGAGCGTGAGCAGCGCGAAACTGACGATTGACAGCAGCACGAAGGCGATCGACCAACTGATTTTGGTCAGCCCTTCGGAGAGCTTCAAGCACGTCGTGAACCCGCACTCGAAGCAGCCCGCGAGAATGAGATAGAACCAGTGCATGTGCGTGAAGTCACCGATGATGGTGGGCCGGCCGCGACACCGGTTCGGCCCACGCTGCGATACGAATCAGGCCGCGACCAGCGACGCGACGGCGGACGCTTCCGGCATCGGGGTCGCGTCCTTGAGTGCGGCCAGGGCGTCGAGCAGCCCGTCGATTTGCGCCGGCGTGTGGTTCGCGTTCACCTGCATCCGCAAAACCCCCGCGCCGTGCGGCACCGCCGGGAACACCACCGACTGCACGTAATAGCCGTGCTCGTACAGGAACTTCCCGGCCTTTAGCGTCGCCTCTTCTGCTCCGACGAGCACCGAGACGATCGGCACCCGACCACCCATCACGGCCAGGCCCAACTGCGTCGCGCCGCGCGTGAGGTGGCGCACGTTCGCGTCGAGCTTCGCCCGCAGCGCCGGGTACTCGGCGGACATCAGAATGTCCACCACCGTGCAAACTGCTTCGAGGTACGGCGGCGGGACCGGGCCACCGAAGATGAGCGAGTTCGACTTCAGTTTCAGCACGTCGATCGCGGCCTGCGACCCGCCGACGAACCCGCCGAGGCACGAAAAGCCCTTCGAGAGCGAGCCGATCGTCAGTACGTTGTCGTACCCGCCAAGCGCCTCACGCACGGTCCCGCGCCCGTGCTCACCCAGCACCCCACTGGCGTGCGCATCGTCCACGTACAGGCAGGCGTCGTACTCGCGTGCGACGCGCTGGAACTCGGCCAGCGGCGGCAGGTGGCCGCTCATGCTGTACACGCCATCCACTGCGATCACCGCGTGCCGAAACGGGCGCAGGGACCGCAGCGTTTCTTCGAGCGCGTCCGGCGAGTTGTGCGCGAACTTTGCCGTTCGCACTCCGCGTGCCTTGGCGAGCTTCAAGCCCTCGTCGATCGAGTTGTGCGCAAACTGGTCGGCCACGACAACGTCGCGCCGCGTGACCAACCCAGGCAGCGCGCCGACGTTCGCGAGCGTGACCGACGGGTAGATCAGCGCGGCCTCAGTGCCGAGCCAGTCGGCGATCTTCCGCTCGGCCCGGACGTTCGGCTCGACACTCGCGAACGCGCGCGAGCTACCGTTGTGCGACCCCCACGCGCGTACTCCGCGCTCGATGGCGCTCGTAACACGCGAATCTTGATCGAGCCCGAGGAAGCTGTCGGAGCCGAAGTTAGTGACCCACCGGCCCCCGAGCTTGAACGTCCGATCCGGCCGAACCGCTTCGACGGTCTGGTCCTTCATCAGGAGGTCGGGATAGTCATCAAACATGCGGCGGAAAAACCGAGTCATTCCGGTGTCCGCGAGCGCGTCAATCAGTCGGTCGAGTGGCGCGGAGTTCATAGGGCCTCATCGTCCAGCGGCAGGCACTCGAATATATCGGACGTGCGCGCCGAGAAGTTTGATCGATATTGATGATTCCGCGGGCGATGCGGCTCATAAGACGTATGAGCAAATGGCGCGACCTTGCGCCTGCGGAATGGGTAATTTGGGGCGGATATAGCGAGTGAATAAGCTGAAAGAGCTGGCTGTAACGAAACTACCGGCGGAGCCACTTTGTGTGGTTTCGCCGGTTAGCTCGCGATGATGGTATTCGGGCTCTCAGCTCCGATCTCGGCGTGACATGGCACTACCATTCTACGCCGCTCGACACCATCGCCGGTGACTACTGGTACGGGAAATCTGCGGATTACGAGCACGAACCTGCCCCCACGCGGGCGACCCACTTCGCCCCCGGCTCGACTCAAAAAGAAACAGCCGGGCTATTGCCCGGCTGCTGTTGTTTCGGCCCGCCGCGTTACCGCGACTTCTTCGGTTTAGGTTCCGTTTTGTCTTTGTCCGCCTTCTTCGAGAGGTTCTCGATCCCGGTGGGGCAGTCGCTCTTGAGCGGGCACGAAGCGCAGAGCGGGTTCTTCTCGACGCACAGTTCCTTCGCGTGGATGCTCATCAGTTCGGTGAACTCCGGGCCGCGGGCCTTCGGGATCACGTGCTCGATGCCGCCGCGGAGCGCTTCCATGTCCTCGGTGTCGGTGTCGACGTCCTCGATCACCCCGAGCCGCCGGAGCACCCGGAACGTGGGGCCGTCGAGCGGGATCGCGTGGCCGCCGAGCGACCGCTGCACCACCCAGGCCACCGCGAAGTCGTTCACCTGCTTGAACCGGCCGATCTGCTTGGCGGCCTGCTTCAGGTTGAGCTTCTTCAACTCGCTGTCGTTGAAGTACCGCGACACCTGTTTGGCGGCCTGCTTCAGCCCCTTCTTCTCCATGTCGCCGAGGTCGTAGGAGTAGTTCAACTCGAAGACCGCGTGCAGCACGCCGATGATCCACCCGGCCCGCGGGCCGGAGTTCGGGAGCGGCCGGAGCGCGTCGGCGACCTCTTGCACCGTGCTGACGCGGATCTCGTTCCAGTCCACGAACACTTTCCGCAGGCGCGCGTACCCGGCCTCCGCGTCCTCGGTGGTGCTGCCCTCGCGACAGATCGCGAAGATCAGTTCTTCGAGGAGCGGGCGGGGCGTTTCCGGCTCCAGTGCCGGGAGCGGGAACCTCTTCTTGAGGGCCGCTTGCGCCTGGGTCAGGAGTTGCTGCTTATTAGTGATGGCCGGCATTCGGTGGACTCCGGTTCCGTAGGCGTTCGCCCGCTGGCGCTAGTTCGGGCGGTCCGTCGTTCCTTCGGCGGCTTCGGCTCGCGGTCCCTGTTCGGCGGCGTGCTCGCTCGCGGCGCTCGGGGACTCGGGGGTGGGTTCGGTCCCCTCGTCCGCGTCCCCGTCTGATTCGTCCGCCTCGTCTTCGGCTTCTTCGGGCGCCGGCTGGCCCCCGGTGAGCCGCTCGTTTTCTTCGCGAATCAGGCGGGCGATTTCGATGCTCTTTTTGACCCCCTCGTCGATCACGAACGTCACGTGCGGCACGTACCGCGACGTGAGCCGGTCCGCGAGTTTCGTCTGTACGAACCCGGCCGCGCTCTTCAGCCCGTGCATGGTGAGCTGTTGTTCCTTCTCGGTCCCCATGACCGAGACGAACACTTTGGCGTGCTGGAGGTCGCCCGACACTTCGGCGCGCGTAACAGTAACGTTCTTAACGCGCGGGTCTTTCAGCTCGAACAAAATGGCGTTGGCCGCGGTTTCGCGGATGACCTCGGACACGCGCGCTATCCGGTGAGATTTCATCAGGTTCCAGTGTACAGAGGACAAAGATCAGGACAGAAACCAAAGCCCATTGAGCGCTCGGATCTCCGACCTGATCTCGCCCTTTGGATCGGGACTAGCCCATTTAATTGAAGCTCCGCTAAACGACCTCGCTCCCGACGGCCATTTCGCCACCGAGGTACTCCGCGACCGGGTGCCCGCGGAGCGCTTCGGTGATCTTCTGGAGTACGCCCTGAACAGTCGCGGTCTCGAACCCGACCGCGGCGAAGCCGAGCGTTACCAATTTTACGTCGTCGTGTGTGTCCACTTCCGTCGCGGACACGTTGAAACTATTCCGCATACGATCGAGGACGCTCCGCACGACCTGCCGCTTGTCTTTCAACGTGCGGCTCTCGCGCACCAGCATCCGGACCGAGAGTGAACCAATAACCATGTTCGGAAGCGCGGGTTACGGGTCGCGGAGCGGGAATCGAACTGTTTGTTTCGTTCCCCGCTCCGCGACCCGTGTCCTGCACGTTAGAGGGTCCGTTGCCGGATCTCGATCTTGAACGCTTCGATCACGTCGTCGACCTTGATGTCGTCGAAGCCGGTGATCTTCAGACCGCACTCGAAGCCCTCGCGGACCTCTTTGGCGTCGTCCTTGAACCGCTTGAGCGAGTCCAACCCGACCACCTTGTCGGCCGGCGGGAAGACCACGATGCCGCCGCGGATGAGGCGGACCCGGGCCGAGCGCTCCAGCACGCCGCTGGTGACGTAGCACCCGGCGATGGTGCCCACCTTGCCGTGCTTGAACGTCTGCCGGACCACCGCGCGGCCCAGGTGAACCACTTCCTCGATCGGCTTGAGCCGGCCCTCAAGGGCCGCCTTCACGTCGTCGACGAGGTTGTAGATGATCTGGTACTCGCGGAGGCTGATGCCGCGCCCCTCGGCCAGCTTCAGGGCCGCGTCGTCGGCGGTCACGTTGAACCCGACGATGAGCGTGTCCTGCGGGCTGGTGAGGGCCAGTTGCACGTCGGACTCGGTGATGGCCCCGATGCCGGCGTGCAGCACGCGGGTGGTCACCTCCTCGTGCGTCAGCTTCTCCAGCTCCTTGCGGATGGCCTCGACCGACCCGCGCGCCTCGGCCTTCAGGATCACCTTCAGTTCGGTGATCTTGAGCTTGCTCTTGGCGGCCGAGAGCATCTCCAGGTCCTTGACCGCGGTGAACCGGTTGAGCGCGGCCTCGCGGTCCTTCTTTTCACGGGCCTCGGCGATCTTGGCCGCGGTGGTCAGCTCCTCGACCACGTAGAACGGGTCGTCGGCGTTGGGCACGCCGCCCAGACCGGTGATGCGCACCGGGGTGCTCGGCCCGGCCTCCTCGATCGGAACCCCGAGGTCGTTCTGCATCGAGCGGACGCGGCCGTAGTTCGCACCGCACAGCACGATGTCGCCGACCTTGAGCGTGCCCTGTTGGACGAGCACGGTCGCCATCACGCCCTCGTCCGAGGTCATGTAGGCCTCGAGGCAGGTACCGAACGCCGGGCGGTCCGGGTCGGCCTGGAGGTCGTCGGCGAGGTTGATTTCCGCTTCGATCAGGATCGCGTTGAGCAGGTCGTCGATGCCCTGGCCGGTGAGGGCCGAGGTCTCGACGAACTGGATGTCGCCGCCCATGTCGTCGGGGAGCAGTTCCAGGTTGTAGAGCTGCCGCCGGGTGCGGTCGACGTTCGCGTTCGGGGCGTCCACCTTATTGATGGCGACGATGACGCGCACGTCCGCAGCGCGGGCGTGGGCCACGGCCTCTTCCGTCTGGGGCATCACGCCGTCGGTGGCCGCGACCACGATGACCGCGATGTCCGTGACGTTGGCCCCGCGGGCGCGCATCTTCGTGAACGCCTCGTGGCCCGGGGTGTCGAGGAACGTGATCGGCCGCTCGATGACCTTTTCGCCGGTCTCCGGGTCCTCGATCTTGTGCGTCACGGACCACGCGCGGATGACCTGCGTGATGCCGCCGACTTCGCCGGCCACGACGTTCGACCGCCGGATCTTGTCCAGGAGCGACGTCTTGCCGTGGTCGACGTGGCCCATGATCGTGACGACCGGGGGGCGCGGCCGGAGCTTCTCCGGGTCCACGTTCGTCACCAGCCCCTCGAACTCTTCGATCAGGATCTCTTCGGCGGTCTTCTGGCGCTTGATGACCAGTTCGATGTTCTTCTCAACGGCGATCAGCGCGGCCGTGTCGAAATCGACCTGCGAGTTGTTGCCGAAGAGCTGGTTCGTTTCCTTGAGGAGCCGCTTGGACAGCTCGCTGGTCTTCATCCCGATCGCTTCGGACAGGCTGCGCACGGTGATCGGCAGCCCGATCTCGATCTTGCCTTCCTTGACCGTTACCTGCTGCTGCCCGCGGCGCTTCATCTTGTTGAGCAGCGCCTGGCGCGGGCCGCGGCGCGACCCCCACTGCTGCTCAACCATCTCGACGCCGCCGGACCCGATCACCACCGACCCGCGGTCCACGCGCGGCCCGCCGGACGAGCGCCCGCGGTCGGCGCCGGTGCGTCCCTTGTGGCGCGAATCGCGCCCGATGACGCCGCCCTTCTTCTTTTCCTCTTCCTCTTCCCCCCCACCGTCACCGGGGCGCGGCGGGAAGCCCGGGGCCGCACCGGGGCGCGGCGGACCACCGGGACGAGCCGGTTCGTTCGGCTTCGAGGGCGCGCCCCCTGGAGCGGCCGCGGGAGTCCGGGTGATTTCGTTCAGCGAGACCCGCTGGCCGCGCGCACTAGCTTGGCGCAGCCGGTCGATCATTTCCGGCGTGAGTTTGACCGATTGACCCGCCGCACCGGGCGGTTTGGGCGGACCACCCGGACCCGGGCGCCCACCGCCCGGACCGCGCGGGCCACCTGCGCCACCGGGCGCATTGCCACCCTGACCGGGTCCACCACTACCGGGACCGGGTTGACGCGGACCGGGCGCCCCGGTCACACCGGACGGCGACCGTTGGTTCGCTCCGGGCGGCGGCGCGCCGCCCCCGGTTCGCGGAGCTGCGATGTGCTTGGGCGGCGGTGGCGCCGGTGCGCGGCTCAGCACCGAGGGGCGCGAGGGCTGACCCATATTCGACGGAATAATGTTCTTCGGCGGTCCCGGCGGCGGAGCGGGCGGAGCTTGCACCGTCGGCGCCGGCTTCGGAGCCGCGGTGGGTGCGGCCGGAGCCGCCGATGCCGTAACAGTTGGGGTCGCGGGTGCCGCCGGTTTCGACTCGACGGCGGTAGGCGTGACGACCGGTTTCGGGGCCGCGGGCGCGGCAGGAACTGCCGGAGTTGGCGCCGCCGGCGGAGTTTCAGCGACAACAGGCGGAGGCGCGACCGGCGTCGGCTTCGCTTCAGCGACGGGTGCGGCAGCGGCCGGAGCCACGGGCACCGCCGGAGTCGGTGCCACCGGC
This region of Gemmata massiliana genomic DNA includes:
- a CDS encoding DUF503 domain-containing protein, with protein sequence MVIGSLSVRMLVRESRTLKDKRQVVRSVLDRMRNSFNVSATEVDTHDDVKLVTLGFAAVGFETATVQGVLQKITEALRGHPVAEYLGGEMAVGSEVV
- the rbfA gene encoding 30S ribosome-binding factor RbfA — encoded protein: MKSHRIARVSEVIRETAANAILFELKDPRVKNVTVTRAEVSGDLQHAKVFVSVMGTEKEQQLTMHGLKSAAGFVQTKLADRLTSRYVPHVTFVIDEGVKKSIEIARLIREENERLTGGQPAPEEAEDEADESDGDADEGTEPTPESPSAASEHAAEQGPRAEAAEGTTDRPN
- the infB gene encoding translation initiation factor IF-2; this translates as MSNTTSKDTKDAKEKKVRVFTLAKELNVESKLLLDYCKELGYADITNQLSGLLPEQADALKERTKKGPKAGPGHPPAPAPGVPPKNVIPSIAKQPIQTIPKPLPKPAAKPAEPVAPVVAQPAAPPPVVSAPAAVSPPPAPAHEPVAPPAPVVVAEAPVKPVAPATPVAPPAPPKNVIPSLGSGGMRNLNLGGRPTTLTPPRSNAPVAPTPAVPVAPAAAAPVAEAKPTPVAPPPVVAETPPAAPTPAVPAAPAAPKPVVTPTAVESKPAAPATPTVTASAAPAAPTAAPKPAPTVQAPPAPPPGPPKNIIPSNMGQPSRPSVLSRAPAPPPPKHIAAPRTGGGAPPPGANQRSPSGVTGAPGPRQPGPGSGGPGQGGNAPGGAGGPRGPGGGRPGPGGPPKPPGAAGQSVKLTPEMIDRLRQASARGQRVSLNEITRTPAAAPGGAPSKPNEPARPGGPPRPGAAPGFPPRPGDGGGEEEEEKKKGGVIGRDSRHKGRTGADRGRSSGGPRVDRGSVVIGSGGVEMVEQQWGSRRGPRQALLNKMKRRGQQQVTVKEGKIEIGLPITVRSLSEAIGMKTSELSKRLLKETNQLFGNNSQVDFDTAALIAVEKNIELVIKRQKTAEEILIEEFEGLVTNVDPEKLRPRPPVVTIMGHVDHGKTSLLDKIRRSNVVAGEVGGITQVIRAWSVTHKIEDPETGEKVIERPITFLDTPGHEAFTKMRARGANVTDIAVIVVAATDGVMPQTEEAVAHARAADVRVIVAINKVDAPNANVDRTRRQLYNLELLPDDMGGDIQFVETSALTGQGIDDLLNAILIEAEINLADDLQADPDRPAFGTCLEAYMTSDEGVMATVLVQQGTLKVGDIVLCGANYGRVRSMQNDLGVPIEEAGPSTPVRITGLGGVPNADDPFYVVEELTTAAKIAEAREKKDREAALNRFTAVKDLEMLSAAKSKLKITELKVILKAEARGSVEAIRKELEKLTHEEVTTRVLHAGIGAITESDVQLALTSPQDTLIVGFNVTADDAALKLAEGRGISLREYQIIYNLVDDVKAALEGRLKPIEEVVHLGRAVVRQTFKHGKVGTIAGCYVTSGVLERSARVRLIRGGIVVFPPADKVVGLDSLKRFKDDAKEVREGFECGLKITGFDDIKVDDVIEAFKIEIRQRTL
- a CDS encoding endonuclease III domain-containing protein, with the protein product MPAITNKQQLLTQAQAALKKRFPLPALEPETPRPLLEELIFAICREGSTTEDAEAGYARLRKVFVDWNEIRVSTVQEVADALRPLPNSGPRAGWIIGVLHAVFELNYSYDLGDMEKKGLKQAAKQVSRYFNDSELKKLNLKQAAKQIGRFKQVNDFAVAWVVQRSLGGHAIPLDGPTFRVLRRLGVIEDVDTDTEDMEALRGGIEHVIPKARGPEFTELMSIHAKELCVEKNPLCASCPLKSDCPTGIENLSKKADKDKTEPKPKKSR
- a CDS encoding DMT family transporter; the encoded protein is MHWFYLILAGCFECGFTTCLKLSEGLTKISWSIAFVLLSIVSFALLTLAAQKISLGTAYAVWTGIGAAGTALVGIIWFKDPATFWRLFFLAGLIGCLIGLKLVSPEKE
- a CDS encoding aminotransferase class I/II-fold pyridoxal phosphate-dependent enzyme, giving the protein MNSAPLDRLIDALADTGMTRFFRRMFDDYPDLLMKDQTVEAVRPDRTFKLGGRWVTNFGSDSFLGLDQDSRVTSAIERGVRAWGSHNGSSRAFASVEPNVRAERKIADWLGTEAALIYPSVTLANVGALPGLVTRRDVVVADQFAHNSIDEGLKLAKARGVRTAKFAHNSPDALEETLRSLRPFRHAVIAVDGVYSMSGHLPPLAEFQRVAREYDACLYVDDAHASGVLGEHGRGTVREALGGYDNVLTIGSLSKGFSCLGGFVGGSQAAIDVLKLKSNSLIFGGPVPPPYLEAVCTVVDILMSAEYPALRAKLDANVRHLTRGATQLGLAVMGGRVPIVSVLVGAEEATLKAGKFLYEHGYYVQSVVFPAVPHGAGVLRMQVNANHTPAQIDGLLDALAALKDATPMPEASAVASLVAA